A genomic segment from Cyanobium sp. NIES-981 encodes:
- the hisD gene encoding histidinol dehydrogenase, with product MAAAPTAIALTCLRDPAAAAERLEAIAARTGSAQSQDAAQRVDAILERVRREGDAALLSLTEEFDGVRPDPLRIPREQLAAAWEQCPAPLQQALTLAHGRILDFHQRQLPQDLAVRGPYGEQLGRRWRPVERAGLYVPGGRASYPSTVLMNAVPAAVAGVQRLVMVTPPGPGGLPNPTVLAAAHLAGIEEIYRVGGAQAIGALAYGTASIPRVDVISGPGNLYVTLAKKAVYGQVAIDSLAGPSEVLVIADHTACADQVAADLLAQAEHDPLAAAILLTTSEALAAAVPAAIEAQLSGHPREAITRRAIEDWGLVVVCGDLETAAALSDRFAPEHLELLVEDPEGLADRIQHAGAIFMGPHTPEAVGDYLAGPNHTLPTAGTARFAGALSVETFLRHTSLIRFNREALEATAEAVVTLAESEGLHSHAASVRLRLSGPSR from the coding sequence GTGGCCGCCGCACCCACCGCCATCGCCCTCACCTGCCTGCGGGATCCGGCCGCCGCCGCCGAACGGTTGGAGGCCATCGCCGCGCGGACCGGATCGGCCCAGAGTCAGGACGCCGCCCAGCGGGTGGACGCCATCCTCGAGCGGGTGCGGCGGGAGGGTGATGCGGCGCTGCTCAGCCTCACGGAAGAATTCGACGGCGTGCGCCCCGATCCTCTGCGCATTCCCCGCGAGCAGCTGGCCGCGGCGTGGGAGCAGTGCCCGGCGCCGCTGCAGCAGGCCCTGACCCTGGCCCACGGGCGGATTCTCGATTTCCATCAGCGGCAGCTGCCCCAGGACCTGGCGGTGCGTGGTCCCTACGGGGAGCAGCTCGGGCGCCGCTGGCGGCCGGTGGAGCGGGCCGGGCTCTATGTGCCGGGGGGCCGCGCCTCCTACCCGAGCACGGTGCTGATGAACGCCGTGCCCGCCGCCGTGGCGGGCGTTCAGCGGCTGGTGATGGTCACACCGCCAGGCCCGGGGGGGCTGCCGAATCCCACCGTGCTGGCGGCGGCCCACCTGGCGGGGATCGAGGAGATCTACCGGGTGGGAGGGGCCCAGGCGATCGGCGCCCTGGCCTACGGCACGGCCTCCATCCCCCGCGTGGATGTGATCAGCGGACCCGGCAATCTCTACGTGACCCTGGCCAAGAAGGCGGTGTATGGCCAGGTGGCGATCGACTCCCTCGCCGGCCCCAGTGAGGTGCTGGTGATCGCCGACCACACGGCCTGCGCCGACCAGGTGGCAGCGGACCTGCTGGCCCAGGCGGAGCACGATCCGCTCGCGGCCGCCATCCTGCTCACCACGAGCGAGGCCCTGGCGGCGGCAGTGCCGGCGGCGATCGAAGCCCAGCTGAGCGGCCATCCCCGCGAGGCGATCACCCGCCGCGCGATCGAGGACTGGGGCCTGGTCGTGGTCTGCGGAGATCTGGAGACGGCGGCGGCCCTGAGCGATCGTTTCGCCCCCGAGCACCTCGAACTGCTGGTGGAGGACCCGGAGGGCCTGGCGGATCGGATCCAGCACGCCGGGGCCATCTTCATGGGCCCCCACACTCCCGAGGCCGTGGGGGACTACCTGGCCGGCCCCAACCACACCCTGCCCACCGCGGGAACAGCCCGCTTCGCCGGTGCCCTGAGTGTGGAGACCTTCCTGCGGCACACCTCCCTGATCCGCTTCAACCGCGAGGCCCTGGAGGCCACCGCCGAAGCCGTGGTGACCCTGGCCGAGAGCGAAGGGCTCCACAGCCATGCCGCTTCGGTGCGCCTGCGGCTCAGCGGCCCATCCCGCTGA
- the rpiA gene encoding ribose-5-phosphate isomerase RpiA, whose translation MSDLQDRMKQAVALAATEQIQSGMVVGLGSGSTAALMIQALGARLRSGELTDITGVTTSFQGEVLAAELGIPLKSLNAISRIDLAIDGADEVDPSFQLIKGGGACHVQEKLVARRADRFVVVVDATKLVDTLNLGFLLPVEVLPGAWRQVQGELRAMGGEAQLRMAVRKAGPVVTDQGNLVLDVRFAGGIPDPVALEQQINNLPGVLENGLFVNLTDQVLVGEIEADQPRVRDLARR comes from the coding sequence ATGTCAGATCTGCAGGACCGGATGAAGCAGGCCGTCGCCCTGGCGGCCACCGAGCAGATCCAGAGCGGCATGGTGGTGGGTCTGGGCTCCGGCTCCACCGCCGCCCTGATGATCCAGGCCCTCGGTGCCCGGTTGCGCAGCGGTGAGCTCACCGACATCACCGGGGTCACCACCTCGTTCCAGGGGGAGGTGCTCGCCGCGGAGCTGGGCATCCCGCTGAAGAGCCTCAATGCCATTTCCCGCATCGACCTGGCCATCGACGGTGCCGATGAGGTGGATCCCTCCTTCCAGCTGATCAAGGGGGGCGGTGCCTGCCACGTGCAGGAAAAGCTGGTGGCCCGTCGTGCCGACCGCTTCGTGGTGGTGGTGGATGCCACCAAGCTGGTGGACACGCTCAACCTCGGCTTTCTGCTGCCGGTGGAGGTGCTCCCCGGAGCCTGGCGCCAGGTGCAGGGCGAGCTGCGGGCCATGGGGGGCGAGGCCCAGCTGCGGATGGCGGTGCGCAAGGCCGGCCCTGTGGTGACCGATCAGGGCAACCTGGTGCTGGATGTGCGCTTCGCCGGCGGCATCCCTGACCCCGTGGCGCTGGAGCAGCAGATCAACAACCTGCCGGGTGTGCTGGAGAACGGGCTGTTCGTCAACCTCACCGACCAGGTGCTGGTGGGGGAGATCGAGGCGGATCAACCCCGGGTGCGCGATCTCGCCCGGCGCTGA
- a CDS encoding trypsin-like peptidase domain-containing protein — MRPSHASALALVLLLLVQLLIPSAVWAAPSPAAPHSFVADAARAVAPAVVRIDIERDVARQPFDPALLDPLLRDLFGDPSGSMRERGQGSGVVVDAGRGLVLTNAHVVDQVDRVEVTLADGRQRDAEVVGSDPVTDLALVRIRGVEDLRAAPLGDSEALEVGDWAIALGSPYGLQRTVTLGIVSSLHRDINSLGFADKRLDLIQTDAAINPGNSGGPLINAAGEVIGINTLVRSGPGAGLGFAIPINLAKRVADQLAGGGEVVHPYLGLQLVPLTARRARDNNRDPDALLQLPERDGALVQRVLPASPAETAGLRRGDLVVAVADQPVRDPSTLLQQVERSEVGQPLALTVVRGRRELSLSIRPAALPRAG; from the coding sequence CTGCGGCCCAGCCATGCCAGCGCTCTGGCGCTCGTGCTGTTGCTGCTTGTCCAGCTTCTGATCCCGTCCGCTGTCTGGGCAGCGCCGTCACCTGCCGCCCCCCACAGCTTTGTCGCCGATGCTGCCCGGGCCGTGGCTCCCGCGGTGGTGCGCATCGACATCGAGCGCGACGTGGCCCGGCAGCCCTTCGATCCCGCCCTGCTGGACCCCCTGCTGCGCGATCTGTTCGGTGACCCCTCCGGCAGCATGCGGGAGCGGGGCCAGGGATCCGGGGTGGTGGTGGACGCCGGCCGCGGCCTGGTGCTCACCAACGCCCACGTGGTGGACCAGGTGGATCGGGTCGAGGTGACCCTCGCCGACGGCCGCCAGCGGGACGCCGAGGTGGTGGGCAGTGATCCGGTCACCGATCTGGCGCTGGTGCGGATCCGCGGCGTGGAGGATCTGCGGGCTGCTCCCCTGGGGGATTCCGAGGCCCTGGAGGTGGGCGACTGGGCCATCGCCCTGGGCAGTCCCTACGGCCTGCAGCGCACGGTGACCCTCGGGATCGTGAGCAGCCTGCATCGCGACATCAACAGCCTCGGCTTCGCCGACAAGCGGCTCGATCTGATCCAGACCGATGCCGCCATCAACCCCGGCAACTCCGGCGGGCCCCTGATCAATGCCGCCGGTGAGGTGATCGGCATCAACACCCTGGTGCGTTCCGGCCCCGGTGCCGGCCTGGGCTTCGCCATCCCGATCAACCTGGCCAAACGGGTCGCCGATCAGCTGGCCGGCGGCGGTGAGGTGGTGCACCCCTATCTGGGCCTGCAGCTGGTGCCGCTCACGGCCCGCCGGGCCCGGGACAACAACCGCGACCCGGATGCCCTGCTGCAGCTGCCCGAGCGCGATGGTGCCCTCGTGCAGCGGGTGCTGCCCGCCAGCCCGGCCGAGACCGCCGGCCTGCGGCGGGGGGATCTGGTGGTGGCGGTGGCGGACCAGCCCGTGCGCGACCCATCCACCCTGCTGCAGCAGGTGGAGCGTTCGGAGGTGGGGCAGCCCCTGGCGCTCACCGTGGTGCGCGGCCGCCGCGAGCTGAGTCTCTCGATCCGCCCGGCCGCCCTGCCCCGGGCGGGCTGA
- a CDS encoding metallophosphoesterase, protein MHVLQLSDPHLLAGPTDTYRGRRPMQWLAQGLRESLALVPQPPDLLLLSGDLCQDESLGGYVNLRRLLEPLAIPLALLPGNHDHPMLLRVALGRTAVIAPALLQLNGARLLLLDSHKAGATAGWLGTAQLRWVAERLGQLREDPARLPLLVAVHHPPVPIGDPVMDAIALLDGQALLRQLRQVPELVAVVFGHIHQHWAGSVPGRPEVPLLGCPSTLCGFGPVQPCPLGRPGDPGGRWLVAMPEGGFEESLLRWLPP, encoded by the coding sequence ATGCACGTTCTGCAGCTGAGTGATCCGCATCTGCTGGCGGGCCCCACGGACACCTACCGCGGTCGCCGGCCGATGCAATGGCTGGCTCAGGGTTTGCGGGAGTCCCTGGCGCTGGTGCCCCAGCCACCGGACCTGCTGCTGCTCAGCGGTGATCTGTGCCAGGACGAGAGCCTGGGGGGGTACGTGAACCTCCGCAGGCTGCTGGAGCCCCTGGCGATCCCACTGGCCCTGCTGCCGGGCAACCACGACCACCCCATGCTGCTGCGGGTGGCACTCGGTCGTACGGCGGTGATCGCCCCTGCGCTGCTGCAGCTCAACGGGGCGCGGCTGCTGTTGCTCGACAGCCACAAGGCCGGCGCCACGGCGGGCTGGCTCGGCACGGCCCAGTTGCGCTGGGTGGCCGAGCGGCTGGGGCAGCTGCGTGAGGATCCCGCCCGGTTGCCCCTGCTGGTGGCGGTGCACCATCCCCCTGTGCCGATCGGGGATCCGGTGATGGATGCCATCGCTCTGCTGGATGGTCAGGCGCTGCTGCGGCAACTGCGCCAGGTGCCCGAGCTGGTGGCTGTGGTGTTCGGCCACATCCACCAGCACTGGGCCGGAAGCGTTCCCGGACGCCCGGAGGTGCCCCTGCTGGGTTGTCCCTCCACCCTCTGCGGCTTCGGTCCGGTGCAGCCCTGCCCTCTCGGCAGGCCCGGAGATCCCGGCGGGCGCTGGCTGGTGGCGATGCCCGAGGGCGGATTTGAGGAGTCCCTGCTGCGCTGGCTGCCTCCCTAA
- a CDS encoding ribosome assembly cofactor RimP — protein sequence MPHPLIPELETLAGRACADLGFELRQVNLLTHRIPMTLQVLVQRGDGQDISLDECAALSAPLGEAFDAAGVLDQETYILEVSSPGVGDELREDRDFRSFRGFPVAVRFTDRNGAEARCEGLLLERTASELQINMRGRTKRIPRASVLQVLLVAPSTGT from the coding sequence GTGCCTCACCCTCTGATCCCCGAACTGGAGACCCTCGCCGGCAGGGCCTGCGCCGACCTGGGCTTCGAGCTCAGGCAGGTGAACCTGCTGACGCACCGCATCCCCATGACCCTGCAGGTGCTCGTGCAGCGTGGCGATGGCCAGGACATCAGCCTCGATGAGTGCGCCGCCCTGAGCGCTCCCCTGGGCGAGGCCTTCGATGCGGCAGGCGTTCTGGACCAGGAGACCTACATTCTGGAGGTCAGCAGCCCGGGCGTCGGCGACGAGCTGCGGGAGGACCGCGACTTCCGCAGCTTCCGTGGGTTTCCCGTGGCCGTACGCTTCACTGACCGCAACGGTGCTGAAGCCCGGTGCGAGGGCCTGCTGCTGGAGCGCACCGCGAGCGAGCTCCAGATCAACATGCGCGGGCGCACGAAGCGCATTCCCCGTGCGTCCGTGCTGCAGGTGCTCCTTGTCGCGCCGAGCACCGGCACCTGA
- the nusA gene encoding transcription termination factor NusA gives MALVLLPGLNNLIEDISEEKKLPPAVVEAALREALLKGYERYRRTLYLGISEDPFEEDYFSNFDVQLDLDEEGYRVLASKIIVEDVESEDHQIALAEVQQVADDAQIGDTVVLDVTPEKDDFGRMAAATTKQVLAQKLRDQQRRMIQEEFADLEDPVLSARVVRFERQSVIMAVSSGPGRPEVEAELPRRDQLPNDNYRANTTLKVFLKEVSEVPRRGPQLFVSRANAGLVVYLFENEVPEIQEGSVRIVAVAREANPPSRAVGPRTKVAVDSVEREVDPVGACIGARGSRIQQVVNELRGEKIDVIRWSPDPGQYIANSLSPARVEAVRLVDPDGHHAHVLVPPDQLSLAIGREGQNVRLAARLTGWKIDIKNANEYDQASEDAVVAELIAVRQEEEALHAEAEARLAAEQAARAEEDARLRELYPLPEDEEESLDEGVEPQADALPSPADALAEEEAPEGVPSETGELVSSEDGAR, from the coding sequence ATGGCCCTGGTCCTGCTCCCCGGTCTGAACAACCTGATCGAGGACATCAGCGAGGAGAAGAAGCTGCCTCCTGCAGTGGTGGAGGCAGCGCTGCGGGAGGCGCTCCTCAAGGGCTATGAGCGCTACCGGCGCACCCTCTATCTCGGCATCAGCGAGGACCCCTTCGAGGAGGACTACTTCTCCAACTTCGACGTGCAACTCGATCTGGACGAGGAGGGGTACCGGGTGCTGGCCTCCAAGATCATCGTGGAGGACGTGGAGAGCGAGGACCACCAGATCGCCCTGGCGGAAGTGCAGCAGGTGGCCGACGACGCCCAGATCGGTGACACCGTGGTGCTGGACGTGACGCCGGAGAAGGACGATTTCGGGCGGATGGCCGCCGCCACCACCAAGCAGGTGCTGGCCCAGAAGCTGCGGGATCAGCAGCGCCGCATGATCCAGGAGGAGTTCGCCGATCTGGAGGATCCGGTGCTCAGCGCCCGGGTGGTGCGCTTCGAGCGCCAGAGCGTGATCATGGCGGTGAGCAGCGGCCCCGGCAGGCCGGAGGTGGAGGCCGAGCTGCCCCGCAGGGATCAGCTGCCGAACGACAACTACCGGGCCAACACCACCCTCAAGGTGTTCCTCAAGGAAGTGAGCGAGGTGCCGCGGCGCGGGCCCCAGCTGTTCGTGAGCCGGGCCAATGCCGGGCTGGTGGTGTACCTGTTCGAGAACGAGGTGCCGGAGATTCAGGAGGGCTCCGTGCGGATCGTGGCCGTGGCGCGGGAAGCCAACCCCCCCAGCCGTGCCGTGGGGCCGCGCACCAAGGTGGCGGTGGACTCGGTGGAACGGGAGGTGGATCCGGTGGGGGCCTGCATCGGCGCCCGGGGCTCGAGGATCCAGCAGGTGGTGAACGAGCTGCGGGGCGAGAAGATCGACGTGATCCGCTGGTCGCCGGACCCCGGCCAGTACATCGCCAACTCCCTCAGCCCGGCGCGGGTGGAGGCCGTGCGTCTGGTGGATCCCGACGGTCACCACGCCCATGTGCTGGTTCCCCCCGACCAGCTCAGCCTGGCCATCGGCCGGGAAGGACAGAACGTGCGGCTGGCGGCACGGCTGACCGGCTGGAAGATCGACATCAAGAACGCCAACGAATACGACCAGGCCAGTGAGGACGCCGTGGTGGCCGAGCTGATCGCCGTCCGCCAGGAGGAGGAGGCGCTGCATGCCGAAGCCGAGGCCCGCCTCGCCGCCGAGCAGGCCGCCAGGGCCGAGGAGGATGCCCGGCTGCGGGAGCTCTACCCCCTGCCGGAGGACGAGGAGGAGTCCCTGGACGAGGGTGTCGAGCCCCAGGCTGATGCGCTGCCCTCCCCGGCCGACGCCCTGGCGGAGGAGGAGGCCCCGGAGGGCGTGCCGTCCGAGACCGGCGAGCTGGTCAGCAGCGAGGACGGAGCCCGGTGA
- a CDS encoding YlxR family protein codes for MACRSLMDRSELWRVVRLAAGGIQLDQGMGRSAYLCPRSECLDEARRRKRLQRALRCPVADAVLDVLEQRLVAQSRPAAQRPAFEASSEAR; via the coding sequence GTGGCCTGTCGTTCCCTGATGGACCGCAGTGAGCTCTGGCGGGTGGTTCGCCTGGCCGCCGGTGGCATTCAGCTGGATCAGGGCATGGGCCGCTCGGCCTACCTCTGTCCCCGCAGCGAATGCCTCGACGAAGCCAGGCGGCGGAAGCGTCTGCAGCGGGCCCTGCGCTGCCCGGTGGCAGACGCTGTCCTGGACGTGCTCGAGCAGCGTCTCGTTGCCCAGAGCCGACCTGCCGCCCAGAGACCCGCCTTCGAGGCAAGCTCTGAGGCAAGATGA